In the Theileria annulata strain Ankara isolate clone C9 chromosome 1 map unlocalized, *** SEQUENCING IN PROGRESS *** genome, ATATTGTCTTTCTTCAGTGTTTAAGAATAGTTCATCAGTAATCAAAATCAAGAAACAGATTAACCAAATTATAACTTATTTTTCATCagatattatttttattgatCAATATATTGGAGATATGATTTTCACCACTTTCTTGTCATTCATTCAGACTGCTATTTCCATTGGAACACTATTCTATACAATTCCCCTATCaattccatttatttttgtatcATTGGTATTGGCCTTTGAATTTGTGGCatttaagattattaaGTCATTTAAGAACATTCAACTGGGATCACTAGAAACTATGTCACAAATTAACACATCTTGTGAGGATGCTATACTGGGATCACCCATTTACAGAAGTTTTAAAAAGGATTGGGAATTGATTAACGATATTATCGAAAGAAATGATTACAAAACAAGATGTTGGTATTTGGCAACATCTTTAGGAAGCTGGGCTTCAGTTCTGTTTAATTGGTTATTCTCTCTTACAACAGCTCTATTCCTCACAGCTCTAATCATATTTGATAAGTTTACAAACTACAAAATGAATGTTGGTTACTTTGGATTAGGTCTATCACTGAGTAGCAGtgttattaaatcattcaACAATTGTTCCTTTTGTTTCGCTAGGTTACAAGTTTTTATATGTTCACTTCGAAGATTCCAGTGCTTTATTCCACCTGGCACTAAGTATGTATTTGATAAGTTCCGTAATGTTAATGAAGAGGATATAGTTATTAATTCTAGCAAACTTGAGGACCAAGTGAATAAAAAGATGTTACTTAAGAGAAGAGCACTTGAATTCAAAGAGACTAAACccaatttaataaagagGATGCTTTACAAtccaaaaattaacattactGATATTTGCAAATATCTTCCATCTGAACATAGTGGTGTAGTTTTGAAGCATCTTTGTGTGTATACCACATCTGAGATGAATGAGGAAGGTCTTATCctcaataatataaatgcATCACCATCTAGGTCAGATATTATTGGTATCATTGGAAGAACTGGAGCTGGTAAGACAACTCTATTATCTGTTCTACAAAATACCGTAAGGCATAGATCTGGTCAAGTATTGCTGGATGGCAAAGATTTACAAGACATTCCCAAGAGTCTCATTAGGCATGTTATTGGTGTACTTCCTCAGCTTCCATTTGTTTTCAAGGGTTGGACTATTAGAAGGTTCTTGGATCCAAGGAGACTATTTacagatgatgaaattaatgaagCTCTGGATAATTGTGGTCTCCTTGAGTTTGTTAATAACCTTCATGGTGGAAGAAAACTAGATACTATAATTATGCCCAAACCCCTAAAATTGAAGAAGACCAAAGACCAATCAGAATCCTTTAACAAGGGTAAGGAGCCTTTCTCTGAAGAAAGTTCAATGACATTAGATGACCTTAGCTCAGTAGGTACTATGTTATCCGTAACTCAGCTCAGAACACTTTGGTTTGCCAAACTAGTATTATACAGACATCTCTATAGGATGTTAATCATTGATGAACCTCCATCTGATAACATTTCAGAAGACGGATCTGAGGTTCAAGATATTGGAATACCCATTTACGAGTTATTGgacaaatatttcaaacatTGTACATGTTTTGTTACTGCACATTATGCCAAAGTCCTTAAATCTTGTACATCAGTTTGGGTAATGCATAATGGTAAACTTATAAAGACATGTAAGGCCTCAGAAGTATCCAAAAATGAATCGATATCAAACATCATAGAGGAGATGgtcaataaatattcaaacTAACCTAATGcagtaatatataatgCCTAATGGCATTgtgttattaattttcagtctaataaataaatatatatgttctttaatttttaaaagattatagttcattatttattactagttttaaaaatgacaTTTAAGCTGATATGATCCTAAGGTGTCAAGTGAATTTAAGATGTGTAGAATAGTCagtattattaaatcaatcATAGAAAGTAcatatttgtaaattaattaaacatataaattgaaataCAATAAGACAAAAGAAacaatatttttcataaaattggttaatcatatttgttattaaaattgttatgAATCTTGGGTGGggaataaaaaatataaatatttatgttttgCGGATTGCCATAAAGTTTTTCCAATTTTCTACTAAAAGAAGAGATAAATAACTTATGAAATTTACCCTTAACAATTATTGGTTAATACTTTCCCATATTGATTAACTTCtatttagtatatttatCAGGATTATTGATTTGAATAAGgaaataatactaataaataagagATTATTGTAGATTTTAAggttaaaaatattttaaatcataaattataaataattatcctcaaaattaaaattgaatacCTGAGGATGTTACTTCCATTACTTTACGACctttttatttaaagattggtccaaattaaaaaataatttacattagAATATCCATTTGGATGCTAgtatacattattttacaatcaTATTAGAATTATTGCTAGACGTATCGTTTTGGTATTGCTGTGATTGgtgtattaaataatataataaaagaataGTTTGGAAAAGTTAATCTGACCCAACTTGGGTTGTGTTTGGAGTGTTTGTTCTCAATGCTAAGTTTGTTGAAGTGTAATTGTACCAGTTGTCAAACCTATCTTTTGCTTGAATGTGCaaattatcatttgatGGTATTTGGTTTATTTGGTAATGTTGAACATTGGGAATTTCAGGATATGTTACTGTAACCATTTTTTGTTCAGAAAAAACATCGGTGCCAGAAGGTTCTGGATTATctgatttattatcatcTTCATATCCCTCTTTTGCCCACTTGTTGTGACTTCCATAATTATAAAAGACGACCTCATCGCCTCTAACCATCTGTATGGTTAATACCTTATGACGAGAATCAGAAGCATTAAGTGTAACCTTAGTGGCATATTCAATAGTTTTATTAGTTTCCCAAACAATCTGATCATTTGCCATTACTCTATTAATAAATAGTTCATGTTTAGGCGTAAATGTTATTCGATCGCTGTTATTGTtataattgaaaaaattgatatCTGCTTGTGCACTTATATTTAGAACTAATGGAGTTTCTTTATCTATCCATCTGCGATTCactttaattattcttttaACATCCCCATTAGCCAAATATAGTTTTACATCATTTAGAGATAGAAGACGGACTCCATTAACAACTACCTTGTTAACGAACAAGGTAGGGTCGCTAACTTCCCAGAGAATATCAGAACCATATTTTACAACATTTATTGCATAACCATCTTTTGGTTTATATGTACCAAAATCATCCATAGTAGAATAATCGAAAATATTTGTACTCTGAGCCTTACTGATATCAAGGGCAACAGTAGTGACTGAAGGTTCAGCTGGTTTAATAATAGACACTAGTGTTGTTGCAGCTGTTGTTGCAGTTTCAGCCCCAGCATTCTCTTCTATCTTCTTGACTTCATCAGACTGATTCTTAACGAAGAAACGGTTTGATACAAGACCTAGATATAGACCCTTCAGATATCCAAACTTAGGATCTTCAGTGTGATACCAAAGTAGATTATTATTGTATGTGATCTTCGTACACTTGACAGAATCTTTAAACGTGAATTCATATGAGAAATCAACGAAGGAAACTGTGTAATCAGACGAGGTTAGAACCTTATTCTCACCAATGAACTTAAGTCTGGAAACATCATGTCTATCAGATGTTATATCGGTCCAATTCTCACCCTTACCACACTTCCTAAGAAGTACGAAATTACCACTCTGTAGTAGTACGGCTAAATGTATTTCTTCATCCTTACCGGAACCCATCAATACTACCTTGAGTCCATGATCATCTGGTTTGGCAGTCCAGATATCCAGATCTTTCATTATTACCTTACTGAATACATAATCAGCCTTGGTAGTATAAGTAACGACTCCATTCCTATAACTGTAGTCAAACTCAGAAGTAGACTGAGTCTTCTGGATGTCCAGGACGATCTTAACTTTGGTAAGATGCTTTGTCTGATCTTTAAGATTTGTGACACTGAACTGGTCTTTAGGAAGATCCAGATATAGACCCTTGAGGTATCCAAACTCAGGATCATCAGTGTGTGACCACAGTAGAGTATCATTGTATGTGATCTTAACACACTTGACAGAATCTTTAAACTCATAGCCATATCTAGACTCGAATATTATTGGATCATAATCATTCTCAGTCAGGAGATGATAGTTGGATGTACCTTCTTCCAGTGAGTACATCTTGATACCAGAGAAATCACTCTTTTCATTAGTGATATCTTCCCATGGCTCACCTTTACCAGACTTCCTTAGAAGTACGAAGTTACCACTTTGTAGCAGAATCGATAGATGTTTCTCATTCCAACCAGAACCCATGAGTACTGCCTTGAGTCCGTGATCCTCGGGTTCAGCAGTCCAAATATCCAAGTCTTTCTTTACAATCTTCTCGATTGTCAAATTTGGTTTAGGATTGAAATGACCGAAGTTTCTGGTGGATCTATACTCAAATAGGTCATTATCCCtattaatatcaatatCAAGAACAATGCTAGTTTCCGAGACCCACTTCCCCTTCGCTTTGTGGAAGTGTTCGACCTCATTATTGTTGAGGAATATGTCAATATTCTTAACACTTGTTTGGACTCCATTAACAACTACCTTGTTAACGAACAAGGTAGGGTCGCTGGCTTCCCAGAGAATATCAGAACCATACTTAACAATATTGGATGAATGATTAGGTTTGGACATATATGTACCTACATCACCCTCATAGAAATAgtcaaaatttttattactatatGGTTGTTTGATGTCTAATTCTGAAGGAGTTGGCATTTTCCATCTTATTTTAGAATTCAATACATATCTAGTTTCATTTCTAGACGCGACCAGAACGTCAAAGTTGgacataaaatatattagtaatGGAGTTTCGGCACCGTATTTCCACAGAGTTTTTTCGTCatataaaaattctaaACAACGACAACCTTCCTTAAACTGAAATTCATAGGCGAAATCATACCTTTTAACTTGGTAATCACTACCCTCAGTTATAAGtctaattttttcataGTTGACCTGTCTTATATTCCTTAATAATTCAAACTTCAACCTTTTCTCTGACAAACAATACCTGTAGAAAAAGAAATaatcatttgaaaattCAATAATCAATGATGTAAAACAATTGTGAACATAAAACACTTTAGGATAGTCTCCTCCTTCATATTGCCATATTGTGTGGTTTCTATAATTCAATCCAACACACCTAGCATCATCGCTGAAAATGAATCTAGTAATGTGTTTGTCACTTTTATCCACGTTATACTTGCTAGTGTCGTTTTCAACAATGTTACCAGTGGCATCCAATGTGGAAATTATAATTCTATCACTAAATGTAGAGACCATAGATTTCATCTTCCACCTGTTTTCACTATACTTATACATATTGAAGGAGTGATTGTTAAATTCTACGAGAACTATTTCCACATCtttatgataataaattgacTTGGGAAATCTGTCCTCTGAGCTATAGTACTTCCACACCAACTTatcatcaattttaaattcaagGCATTTAGCTCctttgaataaatattcataGATTTCTCTCTTCGGGTTACCGGTTTTATACAATATGGTCATGTAAACAAGGTAGTccatttcattattttctGTCAAAACACTTATATTTTCAGGGTACTGGAGTGCATGTAAGTTATAAGTTTTTGTTTCGAACACGGATATTAAATCGTAATTCATTTCTACAGACAAATAACTTTTCTCTCCGGTAATATGATGAATAACAATGGTGGATCGGAGTTTATCGACATTGTAAACTACAATGGCGTTGGAATATTTATAGTAGTGAAAGGTTTCccaaatttttattgttGGAGAATACCAGGAACCACTTTGCATAATTTTCCTGAAGAAGTAACCCTTCAGTGGAACATAAATTCCTGTGCTGGTTTCCTCATCAATGtagaaataatattcattGGTACTCTTCATGGCTTGGATATCGATCTTAATTCCTTTCatcttattattataacCCAGTTTCCACTCACCATCAAcatacatatatatatctAGAGAATGAAGATTGAACTCGACAAATGCTAGTTTCATAAATTTGTGAACGTATACAGATATAGGGAATGATTCATGAGTATCAGGGTCGTATTTCCACACCGTTTTATTATCTACTTTAAACTCTACACATTTGGCATCATCTTTGAATCTATAATCGTAGGATACTTTATCAGGAAAATTAGGTCTAACGTCATTTAACTTATTCACACTGACGAcatatttagttatatcatTTGTAACAATGTTATTGGGATTTGTTGGATCCATTAATAAAACGGTTACACTTTGGGGGTGTTCTGATAAAGGCAAATATGACTTTCTCTCTAGCCACGATTTTTTACCGAAAAAGTTTATATCAGACTTTATATCAAAGTGGAGCTTATTTCCATTGACAAGATATATATCTAAAACCACCTCTTGTTGGTAAACGTCAAAAACTACAACTCTGtttgaaaaaattgaaCTATTGTTGGTTTCCCACAAGATCACTGTGTTTGAAAATGTGGAGCTCTGCTTAACTCTATTGAAAAGGTATCCCTCTCTTGACATGAACACACCGGCATTTGTTCTACCATCAAAATAGAAATGATATTCATTGGTACTCTCAGTGTTAACGATATCAAGGGTCACTACTCTTTCACGGATTACGGAATCGACTTTGGAGGACTCCACCCACAAATTGTCACTACTGTCCTTGTAGAAACTCTTGTAATTACCATCAATTAAATGGATACTCAGGTTTTTACCGTTCTCAACATAACTTAGTACGACCTTATTACAGAAATCATGATCGGTTGAGACCCATATATCGACAAGGTTACCTTCACCTTGTACTATCCTTCTAAAGATGAAATTGTGTTTGGGCACGAAAACGTAAATATTGTTTTTGTTAAAACAATCGTACTCGAACGTTCCTTCTTTTTTCTTAATATTAAGCGTAATTTCTGATGGCCTTCTGGTCCACTCGTCACCAGACCTGTGGAAGAATTTGACATCTCCATTAGAAAAGTAAATACTAAGATTTTTAGTTCTCGAAAGGGTTCCGAGACAGTCGGTGACTACCTTTTCTATATATTCATTGACAGTAGTTCTGAATACAACGTTTTTACCGTCCGTTACTTCTTTAAAATCGAAATTGTGTCGGGGAGTGTACGTACCGACGTAGTTATCCTCTGAATACCCAAACTCGTATTCACTTTTCTTAGTATTGATGTCAAGTTTCACTTCCGGCCTTCTTTCGTACCACTGATTGTAACCTTTTTTGTACATGTGCTTCACGTTGCCGTTTGCAAAGTACAATGTCATCTTACCGCATGAGCTTACCATTACGCGATCGAGATATTCTGATTCGTCTTTGGCATGGAAAATGCTAATATCTTGGGATAAAAATGACCCTCCTTGCTTCACTGACGagatgaaaaaattatgcTTAGCAATGTAcgtattataatttttatacttaGAGTAGTGGAAACTCCCCGTGCTCTctgttttattaatatcgATAACTATCAGGCCCTTTTCAACCCACTGgttacaatatttataaaactgTCTCGTTTTTTCGTAGGATAAGTACACTGTAACAACTAAATTCTTTCCTGTATCTAAGACGTTTACTTTGTTTGCACAGTCTCCCATTTTGGACGACTGCCATATGATATCTTTTGACTTTTTTACTAGTTTAAATGAGAATCCTTGTTTGGCTGAAAAAATAGAATTTTTACCACTTTTAAAGTAGTCAAACTCGTACGCGCTTCCTATGTTTGTTATATCTATCACAATTGGAGTCGCGTTTTCAAGGTCAGAACCGCTCGATTCTTGACAATATGCTCGGGGTGAGCTCAATCTCTGGGTCGGCGTCGTAAAAACTTCATCTGCTCTGGTTtctttttgttttttatctGGCAGATTTGACGTAAAGTTAAGGGACGGAACGTATCGATCACTCTCGCTATAGAATATTTTGTGAACTGGATCATAATTATAGActaaatttgaattattGCTCATTTCTAGGGTAATCGTGTTGTTATAAATGCTGAACAATACTGATTTCGGATGTTTATGATCATTTTCCTCCATTTTCCACAACGTACTCTCATCATACTTTATTTCCGTACAGCTGACTCCACTATTAAGCCTAAATGTGTACAAAATCCCATCAGTTGTTACTGTAAACTTAGTATTGTCATAACTGGGAACTCCATCTTCATCAAGAGTTACAATTTTAAGTCTAGAAGGATGGAGTTCCAAATTGCTAATTTCTGGTTTTGAAGTCACAAACTTCAAAACTAGGAAATATGTTATGGTTACCCATTCCCATGGCCTCATACTTGGCCATTATTAATCGTATCCACATTCTTAATTCTCAGcattttttattcaatttcaCGGTTCCATATTATGCTTCAATAGGCCATTTTTAGCTCGTTCATGGGGAGGTTCCTTCACTAGtttgattaaataattatatagatAATAGAGTTATTAACTAGATTTTAAGTATTTTACATTTgcaatttaattaaaaactGTTCACGCTCTATCATTGTCAACATCCCTCATTTAGTTAGTTCTTTAGAATGAAAAATTTCCTGTATTACAcatgtttaattttaattaatagatCCAACAAGTACCAGTTATACTGGGTTAAACCAGATTAGATTTAGTTAGAGTATTGATATATCAATTTCATACTACGTATGTGTGCAAAATCTGAGAAAATTTGACTTTGATTGAAATCCcattatattcattacaTAGTAAATACATTTGATATGGATTTACTATAGTTTCGTCGAATATCCTGTGTTTTTCGCGTATAACATTGAGATTGTTGCATTATGTTAGGCaatataaatgatataaatcAGATGATATTAGTATTCATAATTACTGAGATAAGAGTTATTCTATCAGCTTCAGATGTCTTAACCTACAGGGCAGTAGAATCAATAAATTCTATCGTattaattactatataatCATAAATTCTATGGTTGGTTagaatgaaaaattaaggattaatataaaattttagtgtGTAGTTCGATTACGAAAAAGTGAATTTAAGATGTGTAggaatttat is a window encoding:
- a CDS encoding SfiI-subtelomeric fragment related protein family member, putative (Tap-921d01.p1c.C.cand.10 - score = 111.55;~Signal peptide predicted for TA17355 by SignalP 2.0 HMM (Signal peptide probability 0.911, signal anchor probability 0.000) with cleavage site probability 0.889 between residues 20 and 21), whose amino-acid sequence is MRPWEWVTITYFLVLKFVTSKPEISNLELHPSRLKIVTLDEDGVPSYDNTKFTVTTDGILYTFRLNSGVSCTEIKYDESTLWKMEENDHKHPKSVLFSIYNNTITLEMSNNSNLVYNYDPVHKIFYSESDRYVPSLNFTSNLPDKKQKETRADEVFTTPTQRLSSPRAYCQESSGSDLENATPIVIDITNIGSAYEFDYFKSGKNSIFSAKQGFSFKLVKKSKDIIWQSSKMGDCANKVNVLDTGKNLVVTVYLSYEKTRQFYKYCNQWVEKGLIVIDINKTESTGSFHYSKYKNYNTYIAKHNFFISSVKQGGSFLSQDISIFHAKDESEYLDRVMVSSCGKMTLYFANGNVKHMYKKGYNQWYERRPEVKLDINTKKSEYEFGYSEDNYVGTYTPRHNFDFKEVTDGKNVVFRTTVNEYIEKVVTDCLGTLSRTKNLSIYFSNGDVKFFHRSGDEWTRRPSEITLNIKKKEGTFEYDCFNKNNIYVFVPKHNFIFRRIVQGEGNLVDIWVSTDHDFCNKVVLSYVENGKNLSIHLIDGNYKSFYKDSSDNLWVESSKVDSVIRERVVTLDIVNTESTNEYHFYFDGRTNAGVFMSREGYLFNRVKQSSTFSNTVILWETNNSSIFSNRVVVFDVYQQEVVLDIYLVNGNKLHFDIKSDINFFGKKSWLERKSYLPLSEHPQSVTVLLMDPTNPNNIVTNDITKYVVSVNKLNDVRPNFPDKVSYDYRFKDDAKCVEFKVDNKTVWKYDPDTHESFPISVYVHKFMKLAFVEFNLHSLDIYMYVDGEWKLGYNNKMKGIKIDIQAMKSTNEYYFYIDEETSTGIYVPLKGYFFRKIMQSGSWYSPTIKIWETFHYYKYSNAIVVYNVDKLRSTIVIHHITGEKSYLSVEMNYDLISVFETKTYNLHALQYPENISVLTENNEMDYLVYMTILYKTGNPKREIYEYLFKGAKCLEFKIDDKLVWKYYSSEDRFPKSIYYHKDVEIVLVEFNNHSFNMYKYSENRWKMKSMVSTFSDRIIISTLDATGNIVENDTSKYNVDKSDKHITRFIFSDDARCVGLNYRNHTIWQYEGGDYPKVFYVHNCFTSLIIEFSNDYFFFYRYCLSEKRLKFELLRNIRQVNYEKIRLITEGSDYQVKRYDFAYEFQFKEGCRCLEFLYDEKTLWKYGAETPLLIYFMSNFDVLVASRNETRYVLNSKIRWKMPTPSELDIKQPYSNKNFDYFYEGDVGTYMSKPNHSSNIVKYGSDILWEASDPTLFVNKVVVNGVQTSVKNIDIFLNNNEVEHFHKAKGKWVSETSIVLDIDINRDNDLFEYRSTRNFGHFNPKPNLTIEKIVKKDLDIWTAEPEDHGLKAVLMGSGWNEKHLSILLQSGNFVLLRKSGKGEPWEDITNEKSDFSGIKMYSLEEGTSNYHLLTENDYDPIIFESRYGYEFKDSVKCVKITYNDTLLWSHTDDPEFGYLKGLYLDLPKDQFSVTNLKDQTKHLTKVKIVLDIQKTQSTSEFDYSYRNGVVTYTTKADYVFSKVIMKDLDIWTAKPDDHGLKVVLMGSGKDEEIHLAVLLQSGNFVLLRKCGKGENWTDITSDRHDVSRLKFIGENKVLTSSDYTVSFVDFSYEFTFKDSVKCTKITYNNNLLWYHTEDPKFGYLKGLYLGLVSNRFFVKNQSDEVKKIEENAGAETATTAATTLVSIIKPAEPSVTTVALDISKAQSTNIFDYSTMDDFGTYKPKDGYAINVVKYGSDILWEVSDPTLFVNKVVVNGVRLLSLNDVKLYLANGDVKRIIKVNRRWIDKETPLVLNISAQADINFFNYNNNSDRITFTPKHELFINRVMANDQIVWETNKTIEYATKVTLNASDSRHKVLTIQMVRGDEVVFYNYGSHNKWAKEGYEDDNKSDNPEPSGTDVFSEQKMVTVTYPEIPNVQHYQINQIPSNDNLHIQAKDRFDNWYNYTSTNLALRTNTPNTTQVGSD